The Leucobacter viscericola genome includes a window with the following:
- a CDS encoding MSCRAMM family protein: MKSLGRRWSALLAVTGLVLSASGTSASAATTSRWADWTALTGSGGNYTSSVQISSTPDISAQMNTDSRSGQVGVISGASTWLAQGTPVGAKYGTSRDRPYLNLRPKADTPAGASTTTYTFAQPTPTSNWTFVLGDIDADQVQIRAIGPDGNTLNAAQLGFRGGFNYCAPGVTGKPSCTGSASDVPSWDPATLTLTGNAASQDTEGSAAWFEPSTPVSVLTFVFQRRSGLPVYQTWFASLARDVTGTVSTQSGDGSGVTLTLTDGNGTVVGTTTTGPGGTYAFPGVQASAGYTVYVTAPDGMIVDGATNKPADLSTSDAVVDFAVRDIIPVAVSGTVQDTDGKPISGATVTFPGGSSVVTGPDGSYLFDEVPVGTHQLTVDLPDGYSIVSNPSPIVIDGSSEDPVTNADFIAVALPTLSGTVTTAGTGTPGVHVMVTGPGGYTATTVTNGSGGYEFPGLSSGSYVVSIQSPEGWVPVGPSTRTHAVEGSDVNDVNFELARLGLVSGKVTADGKPIGEAKLTLSGPNDTSTATTNQAGEYDFGHLQPGNYTITATPLPGYRVSGSATRSVILTAAGEVLTGQDFLLATIETPPPPSPRPTPPPPSNEPPNPGQNTGTGRLSDTGTNMSPLLGAGVALFASAAVVLGARWRSRRVTGR; encoded by the coding sequence ATGAAGTCTTTGGGGAGACGATGGAGTGCTCTGCTCGCGGTGACCGGGCTGGTTCTGAGTGCGAGCGGAACCTCAGCCTCAGCAGCAACAACGAGCCGCTGGGCCGATTGGACCGCGCTAACGGGATCCGGCGGCAACTACACGTCCTCGGTACAGATCTCGAGCACACCAGACATCTCAGCTCAGATGAACACTGATTCGCGCAGTGGCCAGGTGGGGGTGATCTCGGGAGCAAGCACCTGGTTGGCCCAGGGCACCCCCGTTGGCGCCAAGTACGGAACGAGCCGCGACCGCCCCTACCTCAATCTGCGGCCAAAAGCCGACACACCAGCCGGAGCTTCTACGACGACGTACACCTTCGCCCAACCGACCCCAACGAGCAACTGGACCTTTGTGCTTGGCGACATCGATGCCGATCAGGTGCAGATTCGCGCGATCGGCCCGGATGGCAATACCCTCAATGCCGCACAGCTCGGATTCAGGGGCGGTTTTAACTACTGCGCACCAGGGGTGACGGGCAAGCCCTCCTGTACGGGTAGCGCAAGTGATGTGCCCAGCTGGGATCCGGCAACACTTACCCTCACGGGAAACGCTGCCTCCCAAGACACGGAGGGGTCCGCTGCCTGGTTTGAGCCGAGTACCCCGGTGAGCGTATTGACGTTCGTTTTCCAGCGCCGCAGCGGACTGCCGGTGTATCAGACCTGGTTCGCCTCACTCGCGCGAGATGTTACGGGAACGGTTTCAACCCAGAGCGGCGATGGCAGTGGTGTGACGCTGACCCTCACCGACGGGAACGGGACCGTGGTCGGCACAACAACGACCGGTCCAGGCGGCACTTACGCCTTCCCCGGGGTGCAAGCAAGCGCCGGGTACACGGTATACGTGACCGCTCCAGACGGCATGATTGTTGACGGCGCAACCAATAAGCCAGCAGATCTCTCGACCAGTGACGCAGTTGTCGACTTTGCAGTGCGCGACATTATTCCGGTCGCGGTCTCAGGAACGGTGCAAGACACCGACGGGAAACCCATTTCTGGCGCGACGGTGACCTTTCCGGGAGGCAGTTCTGTGGTCACAGGGCCCGACGGAAGCTACCTCTTTGACGAGGTGCCGGTCGGCACGCATCAGCTGACAGTGGATCTGCCGGACGGCTACTCGATTGTGTCGAATCCCTCACCTATCGTGATTGACGGTTCCTCTGAGGATCCGGTCACCAACGCCGACTTCATCGCTGTGGCCCTACCAACCCTGTCTGGCACAGTCACCACGGCGGGGACGGGGACACCCGGTGTTCACGTCATGGTGACCGGGCCCGGCGGCTACACGGCAACCACGGTGACCAATGGATCTGGCGGTTATGAATTTCCAGGTCTTTCGAGCGGAAGCTACGTGGTTAGCATTCAATCTCCCGAGGGATGGGTACCGGTCGGCCCATCAACGCGCACACACGCGGTGGAGGGCAGCGATGTCAACGACGTGAACTTCGAACTCGCCCGTCTGGGCCTCGTCAGTGGCAAGGTCACGGCCGACGGCAAACCGATCGGCGAAGCGAAACTCACGCTATCTGGCCCGAACGACACTTCCACGGCAACGACGAATCAGGCCGGGGAATACGATTTTGGTCATCTGCAGCCGGGCAACTACACCATCACGGCGACACCGCTTCCGGGCTATCGGGTCTCTGGCAGCGCGACTCGCTCCGTGATCCTTACCGCCGCGGGCGAAGTTTTGACCGGCCAAGACTTCTTGTTGGCCACAATCGAGACACCTCCGCCACCCTCGCCACGCCCCACACCGCCCCCGCCCTCCAACGAGCCCCCGAATCCCGGCCAAAACACTGGAACGGGCAGGCTCTCCGATACAGGCACCAACATGTCACCCTTACTGGGGGCAGGAGTTGCCCTCTTTGCCTCAGCTGCTGTGGTGCTCGGGGCACGGTGGCGGTCACGCAGGGTAACCGGGCGTTGA
- a CDS encoding aldo/keto reductase: MEQRRLGRSPKLASVVGLGTWQLGADWGDVSEADAFAVLAAAVENGVTFFDTADVYGDGRSEQLISRFLDSNDLRGRITVATKMGRRQDQVPENYKLANFRQWIDRSRANLGVDQLDLVQLHCPPTPVYSTPAVYDALDTLVDEGAIANYGVSVETTAEALEAIKHPGVATVQLIANAFRLKPIDEVLPVAAAAGVGVIARVPLASGLLSGRYTADTTFAANDHRTYNRAGEAFDVGETFSGVEFATGIAAAGEFTSLVNELAPRGTSPAQAAIAWLWQQPGITTVIPGARNAEQSRNNAQAGFVPELGDQFTAGVRDIYDRLIRSSVHGRW; the protein is encoded by the coding sequence ATGGAACAGCGACGACTCGGTCGTTCACCAAAGCTGGCCTCGGTAGTGGGTCTCGGCACCTGGCAGCTCGGTGCAGACTGGGGTGATGTGTCGGAAGCCGACGCCTTCGCCGTGCTCGCAGCGGCGGTTGAAAACGGCGTCACCTTCTTCGATACCGCTGACGTCTACGGTGATGGTCGCAGCGAACAGCTCATCAGCCGTTTTCTCGACAGCAACGATCTGCGCGGGCGCATCACCGTCGCAACAAAAATGGGCCGCCGACAGGATCAGGTCCCGGAGAACTACAAGCTGGCGAATTTCAGGCAGTGGATCGATCGCTCCCGCGCCAATCTCGGGGTGGATCAGCTTGACCTCGTGCAGCTGCACTGCCCACCGACGCCGGTGTACTCCACCCCCGCCGTCTATGACGCACTCGACACCCTGGTCGACGAGGGTGCGATCGCCAACTACGGCGTGAGCGTTGAAACCACCGCCGAGGCACTTGAGGCGATCAAGCACCCGGGTGTCGCGACCGTGCAGTTGATCGCGAACGCCTTCAGGCTTAAGCCAATCGACGAGGTTCTCCCCGTCGCAGCAGCAGCGGGTGTTGGGGTCATCGCCCGCGTTCCTCTCGCCTCTGGCTTGCTGTCAGGACGCTACACCGCAGACACGACCTTCGCCGCGAATGATCACCGCACCTATAACCGCGCAGGAGAAGCGTTTGACGTTGGCGAAACCTTCTCGGGGGTTGAATTCGCAACGGGGATCGCGGCCGCGGGCGAGTTCACCTCTCTGGTAAATGAACTAGCCCCGCGGGGCACCTCACCGGCTCAAGCAGCTATTGCATGGCTCTGGCAGCAGCCCGGCATCACCACCGTCATTCCCGGTGCACGCAACGCAGAGCAGTCGCGAAACAACGCGCAAGCGGGGTTTGTGCCCGAGCTCGGTGACCAGTTCACCGCGGGTGTGCGCGACATCTATGACCGCCTCATTCGAAGTTCTGTGCACGGTCGTTGGTAG
- a CDS encoding endonuclease/exonuclease/phosphatase family protein, with product MSGVLTLLIALHSALPGSVGTIVATSLPWLGWFLPLLGVGALLARNKRAWVFVLLPTVVWGILVGSVLIPLGNNTASAPAERQLTVASHNVEGSSSSAAQSARDLAATGAQIIALVELAGDDREAAAEELAESHPYSYTVGTVGLWSVYPLELEQPLELGLGWKRALSADVITPSGAVSVYVIHAASFRPGDQQERDTMLQNLGDLIPKDQAERVIVMGDFNATSFDPAMTAILDTVDEPHQSDLSWGFTWPTDVPLARIDHILKRGFTPLENRVFSAGNSDHKAVMAVLQFD from the coding sequence GTGTCCGGTGTGCTCACTCTGTTGATTGCGCTGCACTCGGCGCTTCCGGGCTCCGTCGGCACCATTGTCGCGACATCCCTGCCCTGGCTCGGCTGGTTTCTCCCGCTCCTTGGAGTTGGTGCGCTTCTCGCGAGAAACAAACGAGCCTGGGTCTTTGTTCTACTACCAACCGTCGTGTGGGGCATCCTGGTCGGATCCGTGCTGATCCCCCTCGGAAACAACACGGCCTCCGCCCCCGCTGAGCGTCAACTCACTGTCGCCTCGCACAACGTGGAGGGGTCATCAAGTTCAGCCGCACAGTCGGCGCGAGATCTCGCCGCTACGGGGGCCCAGATCATCGCGCTCGTCGAGCTTGCCGGAGACGATCGCGAAGCCGCGGCCGAAGAGCTCGCGGAGTCTCACCCATATTCGTACACGGTCGGCACCGTGGGGCTATGGAGCGTCTACCCCTTAGAACTCGAGCAGCCTCTTGAGCTGGGCCTCGGGTGGAAACGAGCACTGTCAGCAGACGTCATCACCCCGTCCGGGGCAGTAAGTGTCTACGTCATCCACGCTGCCTCATTCCGACCGGGAGACCAGCAGGAGCGCGACACCATGCTGCAAAACCTGGGTGACCTGATTCCGAAGGATCAGGCCGAACGTGTCATCGTGATGGGCGACTTCAACGCCACAAGCTTTGACCCGGCGATGACAGCGATCCTTGACACCGTGGATGAGCCGCACCAGTCCGATCTATCGTGGGGATTCACCTGGCCAACGGATGTTCCCCTGGCGAGGATCGACCACATCCTTAAGCGGGGTTTCACTCCCCTGGAGAATCGCGTCTTTTCTGCAGGGAACAGTGACCACAAGGCCGTCATGGCGGTTCTTCAGTTCGACTGA
- a CDS encoding EamA family transporter: MTPARLILEGEETSVTAVRSFPVAGFLLALGSAASFALSGTFASALMSAGWSPGAAVTLRIAFAALVLAVPTILMLRGKWGSVRRAWAPLLLFGLLAVVACQLAFFMAVEFIPPSLALLIEFLGPVMLVFWFWARTRVRPSSITLLGAGIAVLGLVAVSGVATGGGLHPLGILFALIAAVGNAAYFAAAASADHGIPPLPFVGLGLGIGAIGLIVVSATGLLPFTVTSNPAVLLNVEVSPLLVVAGLVLISTVVSYVLGVAAARRLGATVASFAGYSEPLFGIVWPIVLLAIVPTGLQWFGAGLVILGVVAVKLGELRPVEKRVVAQSN, from the coding sequence GTGACCCCCGCGCGACTGATCCTTGAAGGTGAGGAAACAAGCGTGACGGCAGTGCGTTCTTTTCCCGTGGCCGGGTTTTTGCTCGCTTTGGGATCGGCCGCGAGTTTTGCGCTGTCGGGTACCTTCGCGAGTGCCCTCATGTCTGCCGGGTGGAGCCCGGGAGCCGCGGTGACCCTGCGGATCGCCTTCGCCGCGCTAGTGCTCGCGGTGCCCACGATCCTGATGCTGCGCGGCAAGTGGGGCAGTGTGCGTCGTGCGTGGGCGCCCCTTCTGCTCTTTGGGTTGCTCGCTGTAGTCGCCTGCCAGCTCGCGTTTTTTATGGCGGTGGAGTTCATTCCACCGAGCCTCGCGCTGCTGATTGAATTTCTGGGACCCGTGATGCTCGTGTTCTGGTTCTGGGCGCGCACGCGGGTGCGGCCATCGAGCATTACACTGCTCGGCGCGGGCATCGCGGTTCTTGGTCTCGTCGCGGTTTCTGGAGTGGCAACGGGTGGTGGGCTTCACCCGCTCGGCATCCTGTTCGCCCTTATCGCGGCGGTGGGCAACGCGGCCTACTTCGCTGCGGCGGCATCTGCTGACCACGGGATCCCGCCGCTCCCGTTCGTTGGACTCGGACTCGGTATCGGGGCAATCGGCCTGATCGTGGTGAGCGCGACTGGGCTGCTTCCCTTTACCGTGACGAGCAACCCTGCGGTGCTCCTTAATGTTGAGGTCTCGCCGCTCCTCGTGGTTGCGGGACTTGTGCTGATCTCGACCGTCGTCTCGTATGTGCTGGGGGTTGCCGCCGCCCGCCGTCTCGGGGCGACCGTTGCGAGTTTTGCCGGCTATTCAGAGCCGCTGTTCGGGATCGTGTGGCCCATCGTGCTGCTCGCGATTGTGCCGACGGGCCTGCAATGGTTTGGAGCCGGGCTTGTGATCCTCGGCGTGGTGGCGGTGAAGCTGGGGGAGTTGCGGCCGGTTGAAAAGCGGGTTGTGGCTCAGTCGAACTGA
- a CDS encoding MFS transporter yields MTENAAGSGRSIAQRLDALPFTRKHGRVLTGSGIGWALDAMDVGLISFILAALTQQWGITKGEGGLIASIGFAGMAVGASLGGLLADRIGRRQVFALTLLVYGVATGASALAGGIVALLVLRFFVGLGLGAELPVASTYVSEFAPARMRGRLIVILEAFWAVGWTAAAVIGYFVVPVSDDGWRWAFAIGAVPAMYALAVRWGLPESPRWLLGKGRAAEAERIVASFEQQAAVRDHAASLGPKDAEPAPALAPLAKGGRIAALWATEFRSRTISIWVVWFCVNFAYYGAFIWIPSILVDAGFSLVRSFGFTLIITLAQLPGYAVAAWLIERWGRRLTLSVFLMGSAVSAVVFGTVHAEAAIIASGMALSFFNLGAWGALYAVTPELYPTSLRATGAGWAAGIGRIASIIAPLLVPVLLLAGGAGLTFVVFAVFFLIAATATWGLVDRGGKALDDR; encoded by the coding sequence ATGACCGAAAACGCAGCAGGGTCGGGTCGGAGCATCGCACAGCGCCTGGATGCTCTCCCGTTTACGCGCAAACACGGTCGAGTGCTCACCGGATCAGGGATCGGGTGGGCGCTCGACGCCATGGATGTCGGCCTCATCTCCTTTATTCTTGCCGCTCTCACGCAGCAGTGGGGCATCACAAAGGGAGAGGGCGGCCTGATCGCCTCGATCGGATTCGCAGGCATGGCCGTGGGGGCAAGCCTTGGCGGGTTACTCGCGGATCGGATCGGCCGCCGCCAGGTGTTTGCGCTCACCCTGCTTGTTTACGGTGTCGCGACAGGGGCGAGTGCCCTTGCGGGTGGCATCGTCGCGCTGCTGGTTCTGCGCTTTTTCGTTGGGCTCGGGCTGGGAGCCGAGCTTCCCGTCGCCTCAACGTACGTGAGCGAGTTCGCGCCCGCGCGCATGCGGGGCAGGCTCATCGTAATTCTCGAGGCGTTCTGGGCCGTTGGGTGGACCGCCGCGGCCGTGATCGGCTACTTCGTTGTCCCGGTGTCTGATGACGGTTGGCGCTGGGCCTTCGCGATCGGCGCCGTTCCCGCGATGTACGCGCTCGCGGTGCGCTGGGGGTTGCCGGAGTCGCCGCGCTGGTTGCTCGGCAAAGGACGCGCAGCGGAGGCCGAGCGGATCGTCGCCTCGTTTGAGCAGCAGGCGGCGGTTCGGGATCACGCGGCAAGTCTCGGCCCGAAGGATGCTGAGCCCGCCCCCGCTCTGGCTCCTCTAGCCAAGGGCGGCAGGATCGCTGCCCTCTGGGCAACCGAGTTCCGATCCCGCACCATCTCGATTTGGGTGGTCTGGTTCTGTGTGAACTTCGCGTACTACGGTGCGTTCATCTGGATCCCGAGCATTCTCGTCGATGCCGGGTTCAGCCTCGTGCGCTCATTCGGGTTCACCCTGATCATTACGCTCGCGCAGCTGCCGGGGTACGCCGTTGCGGCCTGGCTCATTGAAAGATGGGGGCGGCGACTCACGCTGTCGGTGTTCTTGATGGGGTCCGCGGTGTCTGCGGTCGTGTTTGGCACCGTGCACGCGGAGGCAGCGATCATCGCCTCGGGCATGGCACTCTCGTTCTTCAACCTTGGCGCCTGGGGTGCGCTTTACGCGGTTACCCCCGAACTGTATCCGACCTCTTTGCGGGCAACCGGTGCGGGCTGGGCAGCCGGGATCGGCAGGATCGCTTCGATCATTGCTCCCTTGCTCGTGCCGGTGCTGCTGCTCGCTGGGGGAGCCGGTCTCACCTTTGTGGTGTTCGCGGTGTTCTTCTTGATCGCCGCCACCGCGACCTGGGGACTCGTGGATCGCGGCGGAAAGGCCCTCGACGACCGGTAG